Part of the Tetragenococcus koreensis genome, ATTTAGAATTAGCAGGTTGGGGAACTGATTATCGCGACCCATTAACCGTGATGCGTATCTTTATGTCTAGCAGCGATTTAGGAGGCGTTACCTATAGTAATGAAGAATATGATAAGTTGATCCAAGATACAAGAACAACTCACGCCGCTGATTTAAATGCACGTTTTGATGACTTTATTGAAGCACAAGATATTTTAATTAATCAAGATACGATTATTGCACCAATTTATAACAGAAGCTTGTCTACTTTAGTTAATCCAAGCGTCAAAGATTTGCATTGGCACGCATACGGTCCAAGTTACAGTCTAAAATGGGCCCACAAAGAATAGATACGAGATTTGAACAAAAGTCTCAAGTAGCATTAATTTTAAGAACAATTGAAAGTTTGTTCCTATGCTCCAATGGGTCCTTGTCGCAAAAAGGCGAGGACCCATAGAGCAGGTAACAGGTGATTTTTTGCAAATCTTGCTGGAAAGTACGTACTATTTCAGCCTCTACTCATTCTAATTCATTTTCCTGATAGAATTTTAAAGCTAATTGTAGCGATAATGCAATATTTGGCTCAGTAATATCGATTGCCAATATATCTTCGATACGCTCAATACGATAAATTAACGTATTACGATGAATATAAAGCTTCCTTGCGGTCGCTGCAATATTTTGTTGATTTGCTAAATAACTCGCTAGTGTTTGCAGCAGGTTTAAATGATTTTTTTGATCATATGCGATAAGTTTGTGTAAATAATGAGCAGAGAATTCAGCAGCAGCTTGAGTAGAGATTTGTTCTGATAAAAATGTATCAAGATAAAATTCATTTAAAAAGTGAATGCCACTTTGTGTTGCAGCTACCGTATTTAACATATTCGTTGCTTCAGAATAGCTTTTAGCAACAGATAAAATGGGTTGACTAGATCCTACAACAATTGAAAAATGTAAGGTACGGTTGATTTGTTGTTTTAAATATTTTAATAACCGGTTTAATATCTTATTTTGCTCTGCTTGGACAGCTGCTTGCTTTGTTTCTTTGGCGTTACCTAATAACCCGATTAACTGATTTCCTTGTTTAAACACATTTGAATCTAAGAAATTATTTTGAATATAGCGGTGTAGCGCTGATAACAACATCTGCATCGCTTGTTCTTCATATTTACGTTGCTCAAAAAGGGTTTTATTGCTAATTTTAGGGAAATATACAGAGATAATATAAACAGAATAGTCTAATTCCACATTAATATCTATATTAAAAGTCCTTAACGTTTCAACGTTTGTTATCTTCCCTGCAAATAAATGAGCAAAAAAATCACGATAAACTTGGTTATTTACTCGTTCCTTTTCAGTTTGATGAGCAACTTCTAAAGCAATTGACATTGTACAGCTTTCTAAAGCAATGTAATCAGTATTCACTAATGAGCGATTCTTTAGATAAACAATGATATAGCCGTAATTAATTTGGTTGAAAAAAATTGGCATAATACAACATAGAACTTCTTGTTCATTTTTGTATAATTTACGGTAAAATGGATGTTGTACTTGCTCTACATTTTTAGGCAAATTTTGTAAAGACTGTTTAGGAAAATGATATTCTTTGCCTTGCTTATTTAAAGTCTGACGAAACTCATTTTCAAAACCCGCTAGAGACAGCACTTCCCAATTAGAAGTTGTAACTAACACTGGGTTTTCTACAATTGTTTTAAGTTTTTTAGCAATATAATCGATTCCTCCATTATTTAAAGAAGATTCGAAAAATTGCGAATAAATATCTAATGTAAATTGTTGTTCACTTGCTAAATCAGAAGATAACTGATTCATCACTGTCTTTAAAACTTTAGAAAAAGCTACCCCGTAAGGAATTTCAATTAACGGGAGCCCGAGTTGTCGACTAAGTTTAATAAGTTCGTTAGGAATTTCTGTGAAAAATTGACCTGTTTTAATACACACTGCAGCAATATTTAATTCTTGAAAGTGTTGAAAATAGCGTTTTTGCTGTGCATAACTTTCATAAAAAAAATAGCCTGTAGTAATAATTAATTCGCCGGCCGTTAGCCAATCATCTGCTTTAGGATTATCTAAAATATTTGCGCCAGTGATGATCCGATCCAACCCTACATCATCGCCGGTCAATACTTTAAAGTTATGTGCCATTGGTAATTTTAAAAATTCAGCAACATTCATGGCAAACACTTCTTTCTTCAATAATTTGTATAAGTATATACGATTTAGAAGAGGGAAACAACTATTCCAAATAAGTAAATTGATTTTTAAGGAGGATAAGATGAAACAATTAATTCAAAATGTTCGACTAGAAACAAGCTATCAATCAGAGAACGAAGTGATTGTCAAAACAAATACCGAAATTACCGATGTATTAATAAAAAACGGTGTGTTCACTAAAATAGGGCCTAACTTACAAGAAACAGCTGATGTAACAATAGATGCTAAAAAACAATTATTGTTACCTAGTTTGCGTGAAATGCATATTCATATTGATAAAACCTATTTTGGCGACGACTGGCAAGCGCCGATTCCAGCAAAAGACGGGATTTATACTCGTTTAGAAGAAGAAACAACTTTATTACCAGAACAGTTAGACACCGCTGAGCAGCGAGCTCATACGATGGTACAACATTATATCCGTAACGGACATACTCATATTCGTACCCATGTAAACGTAGATCCACAAATTAAAACGAAACATGTCCAATTGGCTAAACGTGTTCTACAAGCTTATGAGGATAAAATCACTTATGAAATTGTAGCTTTTCCGCAACATGGACTACTGCGCAATGGCACAGAATTTTTAACAACTTTAGAAGAAGCTTTAAAATTAGGTGTTACTCACATTGGTGGTGTAGATCCTGCCTCTTTAGATCGCAACATTGGAGAAGTATTAACAACAACTTTTGCTTTAGCCAAAAAGTATAATGTTGGAATTGATATGCATTTGCATGATCGTGACACACTTGGAGCTTTCGAATTGCATCGTATCTTAGATTATATTGAACAAAATGAATTCACTCAGCCTGTCACTATTAGTCATGCATTTGCCTTAGCAGGCCTTAGTGATGTTGAGCTGAACGAACTAATGCAACGAATGGCAAAAAATAACGTAGATGTTACCACTACAGTCGTTATCAGCGATGAAAATGTTACGCTTCCAGTTAAAAAATTATATGATAATGGCGTTGCTGTTTCCTTCGGACATGATAGCTTAATCGATCATTGGTCCCCTTTTGGTACTGGTGATACAGTTCAAAAATTAAATTTGTTTATCGAACGATGTGGTTACATCGATGAATACCAAATCAGTCAATCTTTAAAATACGCTACTGGTGGTATCACTCCTTTAAATGAACAAGGAAAACAAATCTGGCCACAAATTGGCGATCAAGCAAATGCTATTTTAGTAGACGCTGTTAGCTCTGCTCACATGATTGCACGCCAGTGCCCTATATCAACTGTGTTTTCCACTGGCAAAACCATTTATCAAGCAGACATCGCATTGGAAGGAGCTTACCGCGGATGAAAACTTTAAAAAACGTACGCCTAGAAACAGGAGAATCCCTTGATGAACGTCAACGTATTCAGACCAAAACAGCGCTATTTGATTTAAAAATCGAGGGTGAAAAGATTGTCCAAATTACCCCCTCTACAAAAAATCCAGAAGAGCCGGGCATCGATATGGGAGGCAAATTATGTTTGCCCGCCTTTAAAGACATGCATAACCATCTGGACAAAACTTACCTATCTTTACCCTGGAAAGCTTGTAAACCCAGCAAAAATTTAACTCACCGATTACAATTAGAAGCAGAAGAATTGCCCGAATTAGCTAAAACTGTTGAACAACGTGCTTCTACAACGATTGAACGGTATTTAAATAGTGGAGTAAATCACATTCGTACACATGTTAATATCGATCCTTTTATCGGCTTAAAAAACCTTGAAGGCGTCAAAAAAGCTTTGGAAAAATATCAAGATTATTTAACAGCAGAAATTATCGCGTTTCCACAACATGGTTTGCTTACTCATCCTGAGGTTCCTAACTTACTACGCCAAGCACTAAACTCAGGTGCGACCATGCTAGGTGCTTTAGATCCAGCTGGCATTGACCATG contains:
- a CDS encoding PucR family transcriptional regulator produces the protein MNVAEFLKLPMAHNFKVLTGDDVGLDRIITGANILDNPKADDWLTAGELIITTGYFFYESYAQQKRYFQHFQELNIAAVCIKTGQFFTEIPNELIKLSRQLGLPLIEIPYGVAFSKVLKTVMNQLSSDLASEQQFTLDIYSQFFESSLNNGGIDYIAKKLKTIVENPVLVTTSNWEVLSLAGFENEFRQTLNKQGKEYHFPKQSLQNLPKNVEQVQHPFYRKLYKNEQEVLCCIMPIFFNQINYGYIIVYLKNRSLVNTDYIALESCTMSIALEVAHQTEKERVNNQVYRDFFAHLFAGKITNVETLRTFNIDINVELDYSVYIISVYFPKISNKTLFEQRKYEEQAMQMLLSALHRYIQNNFLDSNVFKQGNQLIGLLGNAKETKQAAVQAEQNKILNRLLKYLKQQINRTLHFSIVVGSSQPILSVAKSYSEATNMLNTVAATQSGIHFLNEFYLDTFLSEQISTQAAAEFSAHYLHKLIAYDQKNHLNLLQTLASYLANQQNIAATARKLYIHRNTLIYRIERIEDILAIDITEPNIALSLQLALKFYQENELE
- a CDS encoding amidohydrolase, which gives rise to MKQLIQNVRLETSYQSENEVIVKTNTEITDVLIKNGVFTKIGPNLQETADVTIDAKKQLLLPSLREMHIHIDKTYFGDDWQAPIPAKDGIYTRLEEETTLLPEQLDTAEQRAHTMVQHYIRNGHTHIRTHVNVDPQIKTKHVQLAKRVLQAYEDKITYEIVAFPQHGLLRNGTEFLTTLEEALKLGVTHIGGVDPASLDRNIGEVLTTTFALAKKYNVGIDMHLHDRDTLGAFELHRILDYIEQNEFTQPVTISHAFALAGLSDVELNELMQRMAKNNVDVTTTVVISDENVTLPVKKLYDNGVAVSFGHDSLIDHWSPFGTGDTVQKLNLFIERCGYIDEYQISQSLKYATGGITPLNEQGKQIWPQIGDQANAILVDAVSSAHMIARQCPISTVFSTGKTIYQADIALEGAYRG